The Chryseobacterium aureum genome contains a region encoding:
- a CDS encoding T9SS type B sorting domain-containing protein: MKKLLLAFCTFFCLLVNAQLDSEHWIAPMSASSLLGTPKGYLYLSTNETTPFSVQVFNNNNLFSTVQVSKGNPVQVTIPNNMMISSAPSNLFTSNSMGLYVKGNKKFFASYRFSVQDQAEFITSKGLAALGKTFFAGMAPNTTAKPYVNSTIGITATEDNTTVTLSGYNPAVVFSDGISAPSRTFTLNKGKSYIIEAQSNLNPNNLTGLVGAKIVASKPISVTNGNFNSIYTTQNNTNVDVLMDQAVPVERLGKDFVMMKGNGPANSGMEAAVVIATVNNTKLTVNGTLLNNVTLNAGQYYVVQGTNYVNQVNGNYNMSISANNNVYVYQLLAGTSTGTVYATGGMNFIPPLSCFLPKEINEIGFINKIGNDTFNTRLNIITQAGAAVTINGNPIAAGTGPAPVTGNPNWVTYSIPSVTGNITVGSTKPVTAGIAAGNGAVGYGGYFAGFSSVPVITKTGDCYNGVQLSVESGYDAYQWYLNGNPITGATTPTINPDLYGSGIYTCYITRTNCESRLTAEFDYTACPPVTTTTYDIGACNTKIITPAFSNSTQTIDPSYTNIIVSPTNGNVSINPTTGQLIYTPNAGITANTTDTFTYYIQGNGNPTAFEYFKIVINTHVFQVNNAFLTSCEASNGNGTFNLTTANVTSEPGATVTYFTNVNLTGQINSPATYSGPAGTIYAKVTSVYGCSQTATITLNTYPTPNINTSNFNAAICDDNFDGIVSVNFTNVTPQIVTNPANFTVRYYLNQADANAGNNNTLPANWTFTANTTVYVRVSGATGECPPVFGQINFTIGNKIPLITNNAQADICDNDLNGSESVNLTNYKALFTTDPGVTVSFYTSLANAQAGLNPVPASQILTSFTTVFYVRFQSSTACPNTAVLTLALKTPKKSEKLRDQVICSDEKIMLDAGPGFTSYVWSTGATSSSISAGPGTYYVDLGFNGCVYRQYVNVTTSQAPSITKIEVTGSTATVFVTGGTAPYKYSLNGFDYQTSNVFTGLSRGLHTVYVLGSDRCSHITKEFLVLNLINTITPNGDGINDVLNYSELKIKKNVTIEVADRYGASVYKSSDKNYIWDGTANGRNLSTGTYWYIIKWIEPDTQLPVSYSGWLLIKNRE, from the coding sequence ATGAAAAAACTTCTACTCGCTTTTTGCACTTTTTTTTGTTTGCTGGTGAATGCACAACTGGATTCTGAACATTGGATCGCTCCCATGTCTGCAAGCAGCCTCCTTGGCACACCGAAAGGCTATCTTTATCTTTCAACCAATGAAACAACACCTTTCTCTGTACAGGTATTTAACAATAACAATCTATTTTCTACCGTTCAGGTAAGCAAAGGAAACCCGGTTCAGGTAACCATCCCGAATAATATGATGATTTCCTCTGCTCCATCCAACCTTTTTACATCCAATTCCATGGGACTGTATGTAAAAGGAAACAAAAAATTCTTTGCAAGCTACAGATTCAGCGTACAGGATCAGGCTGAATTTATTACTTCAAAAGGATTAGCCGCACTCGGAAAAACATTCTTTGCAGGAATGGCTCCCAATACCACTGCCAAACCTTATGTGAACTCCACTATCGGAATAACCGCAACAGAAGATAATACCACCGTAACTTTATCAGGATATAATCCGGCTGTTGTTTTCTCTGACGGAATTTCTGCTCCCTCAAGAACTTTCACCCTTAATAAAGGAAAGTCATACATCATTGAGGCTCAGAGTAATCTTAATCCTAACAACTTAACAGGATTGGTAGGCGCAAAAATTGTTGCCAGCAAACCGATTTCTGTAACTAACGGAAACTTTAACAGTATCTACACTACCCAAAATAACACCAATGTAGATGTGCTGATGGACCAGGCGGTGCCGGTAGAAAGACTGGGAAAAGATTTCGTGATGATGAAAGGAAACGGCCCTGCCAATTCAGGAATGGAAGCCGCCGTAGTGATTGCTACGGTAAACAATACAAAACTTACTGTAAACGGAACCCTTCTGAATAATGTAACCCTGAATGCAGGACAATATTACGTTGTTCAGGGAACAAATTACGTTAATCAGGTGAACGGAAATTACAATATGAGCATTTCCGCCAATAATAATGTATATGTATATCAGCTTCTGGCCGGAACTTCCACCGGAACAGTTTATGCTACAGGAGGAATGAATTTTATTCCGCCTTTAAGCTGTTTCCTGCCGAAAGAGATTAACGAAATCGGGTTTATTAATAAAATCGGGAATGATACCTTCAATACAAGACTTAATATTATTACTCAGGCTGGTGCTGCGGTAACCATCAATGGAAACCCTATTGCTGCCGGTACCGGTCCGGCTCCGGTAACAGGAAATCCAAACTGGGTCACTTACTCTATTCCGAGTGTGACAGGGAATATTACTGTAGGTTCTACAAAACCTGTTACTGCGGGTATTGCTGCCGGAAACGGTGCGGTAGGATACGGAGGATATTTTGCCGGATTCTCTTCTGTTCCCGTTATCACGAAGACAGGAGACTGTTATAATGGTGTTCAGCTTTCTGTAGAATCCGGTTATGATGCTTATCAATGGTATCTGAACGGAAACCCGATTACAGGAGCTACTACCCCAACCATCAACCCGGATCTTTACGGCTCCGGAATATACACCTGCTATATCACCAGAACAAACTGTGAATCCAGGCTTACAGCAGAATTTGATTATACGGCTTGTCCGCCTGTCACTACAACTACTTATGATATTGGAGCTTGTAATACAAAAATTATCACCCCGGCATTTAGTAATTCAACCCAAACTATTGATCCTTCTTATACCAATATTATTGTATCACCCACCAACGGAAACGTAAGCATAAATCCGACAACAGGACAGCTCATATATACTCCTAATGCTGGTATTACAGCTAATACTACGGATACATTTACTTATTATATTCAGGGGAACGGAAATCCGACAGCTTTTGAATATTTTAAAATTGTAATCAACACCCATGTTTTTCAGGTGAATAACGCGTTTCTTACTTCTTGTGAGGCATCTAACGGAAACGGAACATTCAACCTTACTACAGCTAATGTAACTTCGGAACCCGGCGCAACAGTCACTTATTTTACGAATGTCAATTTAACAGGTCAGATTAACAGTCCTGCAACATATTCGGGACCGGCCGGAACAATATATGCGAAGGTAACTTCTGTCTATGGATGCTCGCAAACAGCCACCATTACTTTAAATACTTATCCTACACCCAATATTAATACAAGCAACTTCAATGCGGCGATCTGTGACGACAATTTTGATGGAATTGTAAGTGTTAACTTTACGAATGTAACCCCTCAAATTGTAACGAATCCTGCCAACTTCACAGTGAGATATTATCTGAATCAGGCTGATGCCAATGCAGGCAATAACAATACACTTCCTGCCAACTGGACTTTCACCGCGAATACTACCGTTTATGTAAGAGTATCCGGCGCTACCGGAGAATGTCCGCCTGTATTTGGCCAGATCAACTTTACGATCGGAAATAAAATTCCCCTGATTACCAATAATGCACAGGCTGATATCTGCGATAATGATCTCAATGGTTCCGAATCAGTAAACCTTACTAACTATAAAGCTTTATTCACTACAGATCCCGGAGTTACTGTCTCTTTTTATACTTCACTGGCGAATGCCCAGGCAGGATTAAATCCTGTTCCAGCCTCGCAGATTCTTACGTCTTTTACCACTGTTTTTTATGTAAGATTCCAAAGCAGTACAGCATGCCCTAATACAGCGGTTTTAACTCTTGCCCTGAAAACACCTAAAAAATCGGAAAAACTTCGTGATCAGGTCATTTGTTCTGATGAGAAAATAATGCTGGATGCAGGCCCTGGATTTACTTCATACGTATGGAGTACGGGCGCCACTTCTTCAAGCATTTCCGCTGGTCCGGGAACATATTACGTAGATTTAGGGTTCAATGGATGCGTCTACCGTCAGTACGTGAATGTAACAACGTCCCAGGCTCCTTCCATCACAAAAATAGAGGTAACGGGTTCTACAGCAACTGTTTTTGTAACCGGAGGAACAGCTCCTTATAAATACTCATTAAACGGTTTCGACTATCAGACCTCCAATGTTTTCACAGGATTATCCAGAGGCCTTCACACAGTATATGTCTTAGGATCAGACCGATGCAGCCATATCACCAAAGAATTTCTTGTCCTTAACCTCATTAATACCATTACTCCCAACGGGGACGGCATCAATGATGTACTGAACTATTCAGAACTCAAAATCAAAAAAAATGTTACCATTGAGGTGGCAGACCGCTACGGAGCTTCTGTTTATAAGTCTTCAGACAAGAATTATATATGGGATGGAACAGCCAACGGAAGAAATCTTTCAACGGGAACTTACTGGTATATCATCAAATGGATTGAGCCCGACACTCAATTACCAGTTTCATACTCAGGATGGCTTTTAATTAAAAATCGGGAATAA
- a CDS encoding T9SS type B sorting domain-containing protein: MKRFLLSLVLIFLTINTLFAQRDTEHWIAPYYDSVGGYTNMLYLSTDSLTPIDVTIYNNNAVVTTVTISKGSPQTYKLTNSLISTGTSTEAFTVGNKGLYLKAAKPFYCSLRLAQSVHGEVITSKGKAGIGKTFFVATAPNTNTSTIQNFTAGVLATEDNTNVTVTWNAAAGVVFINGSPTGNTHTFTLQKGQSFILAGSGSQSGNKTGFIGAKIVADKPITLTNGSCNANFSTAPSGSDPVLDQSVPVDRLGNTFAMVKTRSTAPNLNMEGGLIVATEDNTQVFLNGGGTSVATLAAGEWYRINETSYVAQGTSGHSNMFISTTKNVYLYQFIGILGSDATNGFNYIPPLNCFLPRKIDEIGKINEMPIGASGASAVQDIIVKLNILTETGSTVLLNGMPIPATDGPYPVAGNTNWVTYGITGVTGNINITSTKAVTAGINGGFSSAGYGGYFAGFSSIPVIAKKTGECVPGIILELDDGYETYQWYRDGVAISGATSFTYTPTQSGNYTVKVTMGTCPPVTTPVYKVQTCLKETTQALNACSTKIITPTFTSSTQTVVPSTVVILTPPTKGTAVVNPNGTITYTPNPGYLGADKIIYKFCGNSVEFTDCEQVTLNLTVVPFIVTDTSIKACWYDVDPYAYFDLTKAKVTDYNAVTKKYYRTLSDLTAGINEITTPTNFPSTGGFVYVKVTTAEGCTANAKIELIVLPIKKSPILVDQYICMDAKTNLDAGSGYDSYQWSTGATTSGIRDVGVGEYTVVLGKNGCFLTQTVKVKKVEDPVIQTIEINNNTATVIVSGGKAPFKYAVDGTANWQDSNVFTGLSRGQHTFYVKDFYNCTPSSVEVTIPNLLNAITPNGDNVNDYIDYSELAYKENLSFVVYDRYGNMVFTGNKFNNYRWDGKHFDKKLGTGTYWYHITWNESNKEKTPIKYTGWILVKNRE; encoded by the coding sequence ATGAAAAGATTTCTACTCAGTTTGGTATTAATTTTTTTGACAATTAATACACTCTTTGCACAAAGGGATACCGAGCATTGGATTGCTCCTTATTATGACAGTGTTGGAGGGTATACTAACATGCTATACCTTTCCACTGATTCATTAACTCCAATTGATGTAACCATTTATAATAATAACGCTGTAGTTACTACGGTTACCATCAGCAAAGGCAGCCCGCAGACTTACAAGCTTACCAATAGCCTTATTTCTACAGGCACCAGTACTGAAGCCTTCACTGTTGGCAATAAAGGACTTTATTTAAAAGCAGCCAAACCTTTTTACTGCAGTTTAAGACTTGCCCAAAGCGTTCATGGGGAAGTCATTACCAGTAAAGGAAAAGCTGGAATTGGAAAAACATTTTTTGTTGCTACTGCCCCCAATACCAATACCAGCACTATTCAAAACTTCACAGCAGGTGTATTGGCCACTGAAGACAATACCAATGTAACAGTAACCTGGAATGCAGCTGCCGGAGTTGTTTTTATTAATGGATCACCTACAGGTAATACCCACACTTTTACGCTGCAGAAAGGTCAATCTTTCATTCTTGCGGGATCAGGAAGTCAGTCTGGGAATAAGACTGGTTTTATCGGTGCAAAAATAGTTGCTGATAAACCAATAACCCTTACTAACGGAAGCTGTAACGCCAATTTCTCTACTGCTCCGTCTGGGAGTGACCCGGTTCTGGATCAGTCGGTTCCGGTGGATCGACTTGGTAATACTTTTGCAATGGTAAAAACAAGATCTACTGCTCCTAACTTAAATATGGAAGGAGGTCTTATTGTTGCTACTGAAGACAACACGCAGGTATTTTTAAATGGCGGGGGTACTTCCGTGGCAACGCTTGCAGCTGGAGAATGGTACAGAATCAATGAAACCAGCTATGTAGCGCAGGGTACTTCAGGACATTCCAATATGTTTATTTCGACTACTAAAAATGTATATTTATATCAATTTATTGGAATTCTGGGAAGTGATGCCACCAATGGATTCAACTATATTCCGCCATTGAACTGTTTTCTTCCAAGAAAAATTGACGAAATCGGAAAGATTAATGAGATGCCTATCGGTGCATCAGGAGCAAGTGCTGTTCAGGATATCATTGTAAAACTGAATATCCTGACAGAAACAGGTTCTACCGTATTGCTAAATGGTATGCCTATACCTGCAACAGACGGACCATATCCGGTGGCAGGAAACACCAACTGGGTTACCTATGGAATTACCGGGGTAACTGGAAACATTAATATTACTTCTACAAAAGCTGTAACAGCTGGTATCAACGGAGGATTTAGTTCTGCCGGATACGGAGGTTATTTTGCAGGATTCTCTTCCATCCCTGTAATTGCTAAAAAGACAGGTGAATGTGTACCGGGAATTATTCTTGAATTGGATGACGGATATGAAACCTACCAGTGGTACCGTGACGGAGTAGCTATTTCTGGAGCAACTTCTTTTACTTACACCCCTACACAGTCCGGAAATTATACGGTAAAAGTAACCATGGGAACATGCCCTCCTGTTACAACACCTGTTTATAAAGTACAAACCTGTCTAAAAGAAACAACACAGGCTCTTAATGCTTGTTCTACTAAAATTATTACCCCTACTTTTACCTCTTCCACTCAGACCGTGGTTCCAAGTACAGTAGTTATTTTAACTCCACCTACAAAAGGAACAGCTGTAGTGAATCCGAACGGAACCATCACTTACACGCCAAATCCAGGTTATTTGGGAGCAGATAAAATTATTTATAAATTCTGTGGAAACTCGGTAGAGTTTACAGATTGTGAGCAGGTGACCTTAAACCTTACGGTAGTACCATTCATTGTTACTGATACTTCTATTAAGGCATGTTGGTATGATGTAGATCCTTATGCTTACTTTGACCTTACGAAAGCTAAAGTAACAGACTATAACGCGGTTACAAAAAAATACTACCGTACTCTAAGTGATCTTACAGCAGGCATCAATGAAATTACAACACCTACCAATTTCCCGTCAACAGGAGGATTTGTATATGTGAAAGTAACCACTGCTGAAGGATGTACAGCCAATGCAAAAATTGAATTAATTGTACTTCCCATCAAAAAATCTCCGATCCTTGTAGACCAGTATATCTGTATGGATGCAAAAACCAACCTGGATGCAGGTTCCGGATATGATTCTTATCAATGGAGCACAGGTGCTACTACTTCTGGTATCAGAGACGTAGGCGTTGGAGAATATACAGTAGTACTTGGTAAAAACGGATGCTTCCTTACCCAGACCGTAAAGGTGAAAAAAGTGGAGGATCCGGTAATTCAGACTATTGAAATCAACAACAATACAGCAACGGTAATCGTAAGCGGAGGTAAAGCACCTTTCAAATATGCGGTTGATGGAACTGCTAACTGGCAGGATTCAAATGTTTTCACTGGTTTAAGCAGAGGACAGCATACATTCTATGTAAAAGATTTCTATAACTGTACCCCTAGTTCTGTAGAAGTTACAATCCCTAATCTATTGAATGCCATCACCCCTAACGGCGATAACGTAAATGACTATATAGATTACAGTGAGCTTGCTTACAAAGAAAACCTAAGCTTCGTAGTATATGACAGATATGGAAATATGGTATTTACCGGAAATAAATTCAATAACTACAGATGGGACGGAAAACACTTTGATAAAAAGCTGGGAACAGGAACCTACTGGTATCATATCACGTGGAATGAATCTAACAAAGAAAAGACTCCAATAAAATATACCGGTTGGATTCTCGTTAAAAACAGAGAGTAA